A window of Sphingobacterium sp. SRCM116780 contains these coding sequences:
- a CDS encoding porin family protein: MKTTLKTALLGLTLLGLGTTAKAQEVTYGLQIGSNYHMTSFGNKSVKDNSAKIGVSVAGFARIGDNLFFQPGIGASLLRKEYSFDKSQKTLKFYQINLPLQVGYKIINKKDFNLRGMLGPQLNYDIKTTKSTATTDYKKFSYDGRIGLGVDISRLTLDAYYSHGLSRVDKTLDAKNRTIGVMVGYKF, encoded by the coding sequence AGCCCTTTTGGGATTAACATTATTAGGATTGGGTACTACAGCAAAAGCACAAGAAGTTACTTATGGTCTTCAGATTGGGAGCAATTATCACATGACATCATTTGGCAATAAATCGGTCAAAGATAACAGTGCAAAAATAGGTGTTTCTGTTGCTGGATTTGCCCGCATCGGAGATAACCTGTTCTTTCAACCTGGTATCGGAGCGAGCTTACTACGCAAAGAATATAGTTTTGACAAGAGTCAAAAGACGCTTAAATTCTATCAAATAAATTTACCACTACAAGTTGGTTACAAGATTATTAACAAAAAAGATTTCAACCTTCGTGGTATGTTAGGCCCTCAATTGAATTATGATATAAAAACTACCAAATCAACGGCGACTACAGATTATAAGAAGTTTTCTTATGATGGGAGAATTGGTTTAGGAGTCGACATCAGTCGCTTGACATTAGATGCTTATTACAGCCATGGATTGAGCCGTGTTGATAAAACTTTGGATGCCAAAAACAGAACGATAGGTGTTATGGTCGGTTATAAATTTTAA